Proteins from a genomic interval of Thermanaerothrix sp.:
- a CDS encoding RsmD family RNA methyltransferase encodes MRSRRVNGSKPSVDGPARPTSGKVIQALFNILGPLDGLRFLDLFSGSGRVARRASEMGAKVTAVDINGRYCREISGCGWEIRVVKGDVRRFIQRAARDGDSYHVVFADPPYCMGWVGELMDLFSANRSIIKTGGTLILEHSVREPLPEDVVRDDRVYGETVLSFFWRWEGGDGD; translated from the coding sequence TTGAGATCTAGGAGGGTCAATGGATCGAAGCCTTCCGTTGACGGGCCTGCGAGACCCACGTCCGGGAAGGTCATACAGGCGCTTTTCAACATATTGGGCCCATTGGATGGTCTTAGGTTTTTAGACTTGTTCTCCGGGTCGGGCCGGGTGGCCAGAAGGGCATCGGAGATGGGAGCCAAAGTTACTGCCGTTGATATCAATGGCCGCTATTGCAGGGAGATATCCGGCTGCGGATGGGAAATTCGTGTGGTTAAGGGTGATGTCCGCCGCTTTATTCAAAGGGCTGCAAGGGATGGGGATAGTTACCACGTGGTGTTTGCGGACCCACCATATTGTATGGGTTGGGTGGGAGAGCTGATGGATCTTTTCTCTGCCAACAGATCCATAATAAAAACCGGTGGAACCTTGATCCTGGAACACAGCGTGAGGGAGCCCTTGCCGGAGGATGTCGTTCGAGATGACCGAGTATATGGGGAGACGGTGCTTTCCTTTTTTTGGCGCTGGGAAGGGGGTGACGGGGATTGA